From Nematostella vectensis chromosome 14, jaNemVect1.1, whole genome shotgun sequence, a single genomic window includes:
- the LOC116617085 gene encoding uncharacterized protein LOC116617085, translated as MNIRILAVTVLLALLAPSVTHAIIKSWDTGSGTIYRLHVTQDVAIESPSGNHNNLPYLLVGKHPRYPNKRSLLQFESPPRSGCQIQWAKMYMYFVYAHKASWHSPHQAPYLNRDIMIHRVLKPWNEGQANTRYRMSNYPWSQLYLGLDGTDAENMPQSPSTTMFSYRPSGFVEFDVTRAVKDWAGGSPNYGLVVRVKDESVDGRGLRFASNADPDSQHHAFIHVKCA; from the exons ATGAACATCAGAATTCTAGCGGTCACCGTCCTACTGGCGTTACTCGCCCCATCCGTCACACATGCTATCATCAAATCATGGGACACAGGAAGTGGGACAATTTACCGTCTCCATGTCACGCAAGATGTGGCCATAGAAAGTCCCTCTGGCAACCACAATAACCTGCCTTACCTTCTCGTCGGCAAGCACCCACGATACCCCAACAAGCGCTCTCTGTTGCAGTTTGAAAGCCCCCCGAGATCTGGTTGCCAAATCCAATGGGCAAAGATGTACATGTACTTTGTATACGCGCACAAGGCTAGCTGGCATTCACCTCATCAGGCACCCTACCTTAACCGGGACATCATGATTCACCGAGTGCTGAAGCCATGGAACGAGGGTCAAGCGAATACCAGATACAG GATGTCAAATTATCCCTGGAGCCAACTTTACCTTGGTTTAGACGGCACTGATGCAGAGAACATGCCCCAGTCTCCCTCAACCACCATGTTCTCGTACAGACCAAGTGGCTTTGTAGAGTTTGACGTCACAAGAGCCGTGAAGGACTGGGCGGGAGGGTCGCCCAATTACGGCTTGGTTGTCAGAGTAAAAGATGAAAGTGTTGACGGCAGAGGGCTGAGGTTTGCAAGTAATGCTGATCCAGATAGCCAGCATCACGCCTTCATTCATGTGAAGTGTGCTTAA
- the LOC5510324 gene encoding neuronal acetylcholine receptor subunit alpha-7 isoform X3, translated as MHLNSEGFAPLTLIPRWYGLLTYTSTTNERDDGAMDRFRTKIVLSDTGQSKWLAPIILSSSCKIDVKYFPFDAQACDFKFGSWTYDGFKLDIIMESDHADTKKFVSNGEWDLVSFHARRNELYYVCCDEPYPDVTYTLKIRRRSMYYYVNIIIPCVLITAALSLMSFYLPPDSGERIALVITNLLALTVFMLLVAEILPSSSEVVPLISIYYTCTIIEVGIALVATCIVLKFYFHDPNLSDMSPCVRLVVLGWLARLLRINVKQRKLDFKRRSSCLPKTPSLLDDKDADLSTETTTLFEFPPNGLCLGNGDARRIHPETATAMFSRNHQSSMHPKQEENLKGSHEFHVSSTNAPCCCHCNFQEPMNRMLGSQNALLHSVYRMVRKATHRDSISDQKYEWILAASIIDKVFFMVFLFLLCLSTFVLFAQGSHT; from the exons ATGCATCTGAATTCGGAGGGATTCGCTCCATTAACGTTGATCCCAAGATGGTATGGACTCCTGACTTATACCTCTACAACAA ATGAGAGAGATGACGGAGCAATGGACCGTTTTCGGACCAAAATTGTCCTATCGGACACCGGACAGTCCAAATGGCTTGCTCCGATTATACTTTCCAGCTCGTGCAAGATCGACGTGAAGTATTTCCCTTTTGACGCACAG GCATGTGACTTTAAGTTCGGATCGTGGACGTATGACGGTTTCAAGCTTGACATTATCATGGAAAGTGATCACGCAGATACCAAGAAATTCGTGTCTAACGGCGAATGGGATCTTGTCAGCTTCCACGCGAGGCGTAACGAGCTGTATTACGTGTGCTGTGACGAACCTTACCCTGACGTCACATATACGCTGAAGATCAGAAGGCGATCGATGTACTACTACGTCAATATAATCATCCCGTGTGTGCTTATTacag CAGCGCTTTCTCTGATGTCGTTTTACCTCCCTCCCGACTCGGGTGAGCGCATCGCGCTAGTTATCACGAATCTCCTCGCCTTGACCGTCTTTATGCTGCTCGTGGCGGAGATTTTGCCTTCTTCGTCTGAGGTGGTTCCGCTTATCAGTATCTACTACACGTGTACTATCATCGAG GTGGGCATTGCCCTTGTGGCCACGTGCATTGTGCTCAAGTTCTATTTCCACGACCCCAACTTGTCGGACATGTCGCCTTGTGTTCGCCTGGTGGTGcttggctggctggcgaggtTATTAAGGATCAACGTGAAACAAAGAAAGCTCGACTTCAAGAGACGGAGTTCATGTCTACCAAAAACTCCATCTCTTCTTGACGACAAAGATGCGGACTTAAGTACAG AAACGACGACATTATTCGAGTTTCCACCTAACGGACTTTGCCTTGGTAACGGCGATGCAAGGAGGATCCACCCAGAGACTGCAACCGCAATGTTCAGCAGAAATCACCAGTCAAGTATGCACCCTAAGCAAGAAGAAAACCTAAAGGGTTCCCATGAATTTCATGTTTCAAGTACAAATGCACCCTGCTGTTGTCACTGTAACTTCCAGGAACCAATGAACCGCATGCTGGGCTCTCAGAACGCTCTATTGCACAGTGTCTACAGAATGGTGAGGAAAGCCACTCACAGAGACTCTATTTCAGACCAAAAGTATGAATGGATTCTTGCTGCGAGCATCATAGATAAAGTGTTTTTCATGGTGTTTCTATTCCTTCTGTGTCTATCGACGTTTGTGTTATTTGCGCAAGGAAGTCATACCTGA
- the LOC5510326 gene encoding neuronal acetylcholine receptor subunit alpha-10-like isoform X3 has protein sequence MIYDVKELLSHNWMLKRPEKMGLVCWGLLMLVVYFNRECSSVRVDNHEQRLVDHLFKGYDPTVRPVYKKSDTVLVRLGITLHQLIDVEFKNQVVKSSIFIRQAWLNPFLKWNASAFGGITTINVDPKRIWKPDIYLYNNVDDQTGAMNQFDTHVTLSFTGQSMWLAPKILKSSCKFDVTHFPFDEQKCDLKFGSWTYDGFHLDIASEHPAKCEGDYKKFIKGGEWDLIGLPCRRNELVYICCPEPYPDLTYTIILRRKSMFYFVNMIAPCFLITALTLLSFYLPSESGERLTLVITNLLALTVFMLLVAEMIPPTSETVPLVLIYFYGSFFEVALALVATCVVLRCYFNDPSHTPIPAWIRIFVLGCLAKILRIHVPKFKVNKKPVENNENSEVPKLDETSTVTFRGFPNRRRAGSRPVSIIETDAQSHLGKSLENGSVRRSMLLSPTDAQKRHSSINPRFSIYGIDGVVPNIPQASNLEKRQSFIQSSRYDLRLNESRDHTCDHPREDHVGRAMLNAQTRIADGVSELVQYRHELEMEEEMRNEWKLIAKIVDKFFLWVFLMLVSITTVIIFLQAPMYKEAFKEKE, from the exons ATGATCTATGATGTTAAGGAATTGTTAAGTCATAACTGGATGCTTAAGCGCCCAGAGAAAATGGGACTTGTTTGCTGGGGATTGTTGATGCTGGTGGTGTATTTCAACAGAG AATGCTCTTCTGTCCGTGTAGACAATCATGAACAGCGATTGGTGGATCATTTGTTTAAAGGCTATGATCCAACAGTGAGACCGGTATACAAAAAATCAGACACCGTCCTCGTGAGACTGGGGATTACTTTACATCAACTAATCGATGTG GAATTCAAAAATCAAGTGGTGAAGTCAAGCATATTTATTCGTCAG gCTTGGCTAAATCCGTTCTTGAAGTGGAATGCCTCGGCATTCGGTGGAATAACGACGATAAATGTTGATCCTAAGAGAATATGGAAGCCTGATATCTACCTCTACAATAA CGTCGATGACCAAACAGGTGCTATGAATCAGTTTGATACTCACGTGACTCTGTCATTTACCGGACAAAGCATGTGGCTAGCGCCGAAAATACTCAAGTCTTCGTGCAAGTTTGACGTCACGCATTTCCCTTTTGACGAACAG AAATGCGACCTCAAGTTCGGATCATGGACTTATGACGGCTTTCATCTCGACATTGCGTCTGAACACCCTGCTAAGTGCGAAGGGGACTACAAGAAGTTTATCAAAGGAGGCGAATGGGACCTTATCGGGTTACCCTGTCGGCGTAACGAGCTTGTGTACATCTGTTGCCCCGAGCCCTATCCTGATCTCACATACACCATCATCCTCAGACGGAAAtccatgttttattttgtgaaCATGATTGCACcgtgttttcttataacaG CGTTGACTCTGTTATCGTTCTATCTTCCGTCCGAGTCCGGCGAGCGTTTAACTCTGGTCATCACAAATCTGTTGGCACTGACAGTCTTCATGCTGCTGGTGGCGGAAATGATTCCACCGACTTCAGAGACTGTACCACTTGTGTTGATATACTTCTACGGTAGCTTCTTCGAG GTGGCGTTGGCGCTTGTCGCCACCTGCGTTGTGCTACGTTGTTATTTCAACGATCCTTCCCACACTCCAATCCCAGCGTGGATTCGCATTTTCGTACTCGGATGTCTAGCAAAAATCCTTCGGATACACGTCCCTAAGTTTAAGGTCAATAAAAAG cCTGTTGAAAACAACGAGAACAGCGAGGTGCCAAAGCTCGATGAAACAAGCACGGTTACATTTAGGGGCTTTCCAAACAGAAGACGAGCCGGCTCAAGACCAGTATCTATTATCGAGACGGATGCGCAGTCTCATCTGGGAAAATCGCTGGAAAACGGCTCCGTTCGTCGTAGCATGCTTTTGAGCCCAACTGACGCCCAAAAGCGCCACTCAAGTATCAACCCACGATTCAGTATCTATGGCATCGATGGCGTAGTACCGAACATCCCTCAGGCTTCAAACCTCGAGAAAAGACAATCGTTCATTCAGTCGAGTCGGTATGATCTTAGGCTCAAcgagtcacgtgaccatacaTGTGACCATCCACGTGAAGATCACGTGGGGAGAGCAATGCTTAATGCGCAGACTCGAATTGCAGATGGTGTCAGCGAACTCGTGCAGTATCGACACGAACTTGAGATGGAAGAAGAAATGAGAAATGAGTGGAAACTGATTGCCAAGATAGTGGATAAATTTttcttgtgggtatttctgaTGCTTGTGTCGATAACAACCGTCATCATATTCCTACAAGCGCCGATGTACAAAGAAGCGTTTAAGGAAAAGGAATGA
- the LOC116617081 gene encoding uncharacterized protein LOC116617081, which produces MHIRILAVALLALLAPSVTHAIKSWNTGRGRLYRLHVTQDVAIESPSGNHNNLPYLLVGKHPQYPNKRSLLQFESPPRSGCQIQWAKMYMYFVYAHKASWHSHQLTPYLNRDIMIHRVLKPWNERQANSGYRLSRIRWSQMYLGLNNIDAEARPQSPSTTMFSFRPSGFVEFDVTRAVRDWARGSPNYGVVVRVQNESVEGRGLRFASNADRDSKRHAYIHVKCA; this is translated from the exons ATGCACATCAGAATTCTAGCAGTCGCCCTACTGGCGTTACTTGCCCCTTCCGTCACGCATGCTATCAAATCATGGAACACAGGAAGAGGGAGACTTTACCGTCTCCATGTCACGCAAGATGTGGCCATAGAAAGTCCCTCAGGCAACCACAATAACCTGCCTTACCTTCTCGTCGGCAAGCACCCGCAATACCCCAACAAGCGTTCTCTGTTGCAGTTTGAAAGCCCCCCGAGATCTGGTTGCCAAATCCAATGGGCAAAGATGTACATGTACTTTGTATACGCGCACAAGGCTAGCTGGCATTCACACCAGCTGACACCCTATCTCAACCGGGACATCATGATTCACCGAGTGCTGAAGCCATGGAACGAGCGTCAAGCGAATAGCGGATACAG ATTATCGAGAATCCGCTGGAGTCAAATGTACCTTGGTTTAAACAACATTGATGCAGAGGCTAGGCCCCAGTCTCCATCGACCACAATGTTCTCTTTCCGACCAAGTGGTTTTGTAGAGTTCGACGTCACAAGAGCCGTGAGAGACTGGGCGCGAGGGTCGCCCAATTACGGCGTGGTTGTCAGAGTCCAAAATGAGAGTGTCGAGGGTAGAGGGTTGAGGTTTGCGAGTAATGCTGACCGAGATAGCAAGCGTCACGCCTACATTCATGTGAAGTGTGCTTAG
- the LOC5510326 gene encoding neuronal acetylcholine receptor subunit alpha-10-like isoform X1: MIYDVKELLSHNWMLKRPEKMGLVCWGLLMLVVYFNRECSSVRVDNHEQRLVDHLFKGYDPTVRPVYKKSDTVLVRLGITLHQLIDVEFKNQVVKSSIFIRQAWLNPFLKWNASAFGGITTINVDPKRIWKPDIYLYNKLVNGFLKTHWKVWTVNKLFGDRRMGTMNTVDDQTGAMNQFDTHVTLSFTGQSMWLAPKILKSSCKFDVTHFPFDEQKCDLKFGSWTYDGFHLDIASEHPAKCEGDYKKFIKGGEWDLIGLPCRRNELVYICCPEPYPDLTYTIILRRKSMFYFVNMIAPCFLITALTLLSFYLPSESGERLTLVITNLLALTVFMLLVAEMIPPTSETVPLVLIYFYGSFFEVALALVATCVVLRCYFNDPSHTPIPAWIRIFVLGCLAKILRIHVPKFKVNKKPVENNENSEVPKLDETSTVTFRGFPNRRRAGSRPVSIIETDAQSHLGKSLENGSVRRSMLLSPTDAQKRHSSINPRFSIYGIDGVVPNIPQASNLEKRQSFIQSSRYDLRLNESRDHTCDHPREDHVGRAMLNAQTRIADGVSELVQYRHELEMEEEMRNEWKLIAKIVDKFFLWVFLMLVSITTVIIFLQAPMYKEAFKEKE; the protein is encoded by the exons ATGATCTATGATGTTAAGGAATTGTTAAGTCATAACTGGATGCTTAAGCGCCCAGAGAAAATGGGACTTGTTTGCTGGGGATTGTTGATGCTGGTGGTGTATTTCAACAGAG AATGCTCTTCTGTCCGTGTAGACAATCATGAACAGCGATTGGTGGATCATTTGTTTAAAGGCTATGATCCAACAGTGAGACCGGTATACAAAAAATCAGACACCGTCCTCGTGAGACTGGGGATTACTTTACATCAACTAATCGATGTG GAATTCAAAAATCAAGTGGTGAAGTCAAGCATATTTATTCGTCAG gCTTGGCTAAATCCGTTCTTGAAGTGGAATGCCTCGGCATTCGGTGGAATAACGACGATAAATGTTGATCCTAAGAGAATATGGAAGCCTGATATCTACCTCTACAATAAGTTAGTGAATGGATTTTTAAAGACGCACTGGAAAGTATGGACAGTAAACAAACTTTTTGGTGATAGGAGGATGGGTACAATGAACAC CGTCGATGACCAAACAGGTGCTATGAATCAGTTTGATACTCACGTGACTCTGTCATTTACCGGACAAAGCATGTGGCTAGCGCCGAAAATACTCAAGTCTTCGTGCAAGTTTGACGTCACGCATTTCCCTTTTGACGAACAG AAATGCGACCTCAAGTTCGGATCATGGACTTATGACGGCTTTCATCTCGACATTGCGTCTGAACACCCTGCTAAGTGCGAAGGGGACTACAAGAAGTTTATCAAAGGAGGCGAATGGGACCTTATCGGGTTACCCTGTCGGCGTAACGAGCTTGTGTACATCTGTTGCCCCGAGCCCTATCCTGATCTCACATACACCATCATCCTCAGACGGAAAtccatgttttattttgtgaaCATGATTGCACcgtgttttcttataacaG CGTTGACTCTGTTATCGTTCTATCTTCCGTCCGAGTCCGGCGAGCGTTTAACTCTGGTCATCACAAATCTGTTGGCACTGACAGTCTTCATGCTGCTGGTGGCGGAAATGATTCCACCGACTTCAGAGACTGTACCACTTGTGTTGATATACTTCTACGGTAGCTTCTTCGAG GTGGCGTTGGCGCTTGTCGCCACCTGCGTTGTGCTACGTTGTTATTTCAACGATCCTTCCCACACTCCAATCCCAGCGTGGATTCGCATTTTCGTACTCGGATGTCTAGCAAAAATCCTTCGGATACACGTCCCTAAGTTTAAGGTCAATAAAAAG cCTGTTGAAAACAACGAGAACAGCGAGGTGCCAAAGCTCGATGAAACAAGCACGGTTACATTTAGGGGCTTTCCAAACAGAAGACGAGCCGGCTCAAGACCAGTATCTATTATCGAGACGGATGCGCAGTCTCATCTGGGAAAATCGCTGGAAAACGGCTCCGTTCGTCGTAGCATGCTTTTGAGCCCAACTGACGCCCAAAAGCGCCACTCAAGTATCAACCCACGATTCAGTATCTATGGCATCGATGGCGTAGTACCGAACATCCCTCAGGCTTCAAACCTCGAGAAAAGACAATCGTTCATTCAGTCGAGTCGGTATGATCTTAGGCTCAAcgagtcacgtgaccatacaTGTGACCATCCACGTGAAGATCACGTGGGGAGAGCAATGCTTAATGCGCAGACTCGAATTGCAGATGGTGTCAGCGAACTCGTGCAGTATCGACACGAACTTGAGATGGAAGAAGAAATGAGAAATGAGTGGAAACTGATTGCCAAGATAGTGGATAAATTTttcttgtgggtatttctgaTGCTTGTGTCGATAACAACCGTCATCATATTCCTACAAGCGCCGATGTACAAAGAAGCGTTTAAGGAAAAGGAATGA
- the LOC5510326 gene encoding neuronal acetylcholine receptor subunit alpha-10-like isoform X2, translated as MTAVTEFGYLQYSLLSLQEKPLQCSSVRVDNHEQRLVDHLFKGYDPTVRPVYKKSDTVLVRLGITLHQLIDVEFKNQVVKSSIFIRQAWLNPFLKWNASAFGGITTINVDPKRIWKPDIYLYNKLVNGFLKTHWKVWTVNKLFGDRRMGTMNTVDDQTGAMNQFDTHVTLSFTGQSMWLAPKILKSSCKFDVTHFPFDEQKCDLKFGSWTYDGFHLDIASEHPAKCEGDYKKFIKGGEWDLIGLPCRRNELVYICCPEPYPDLTYTIILRRKSMFYFVNMIAPCFLITALTLLSFYLPSESGERLTLVITNLLALTVFMLLVAEMIPPTSETVPLVLIYFYGSFFEVALALVATCVVLRCYFNDPSHTPIPAWIRIFVLGCLAKILRIHVPKFKVNKKPVENNENSEVPKLDETSTVTFRGFPNRRRAGSRPVSIIETDAQSHLGKSLENGSVRRSMLLSPTDAQKRHSSINPRFSIYGIDGVVPNIPQASNLEKRQSFIQSSRYDLRLNESRDHTCDHPREDHVGRAMLNAQTRIADGVSELVQYRHELEMEEEMRNEWKLIAKIVDKFFLWVFLMLVSITTVIIFLQAPMYKEAFKEKE; from the exons ATGACAGCCGTGACTGAATTTGGCTATCTTCAATATTCACTTCTAAGTCTTCAAGAGAAACCTCTCC AATGCTCTTCTGTCCGTGTAGACAATCATGAACAGCGATTGGTGGATCATTTGTTTAAAGGCTATGATCCAACAGTGAGACCGGTATACAAAAAATCAGACACCGTCCTCGTGAGACTGGGGATTACTTTACATCAACTAATCGATGTG GAATTCAAAAATCAAGTGGTGAAGTCAAGCATATTTATTCGTCAG gCTTGGCTAAATCCGTTCTTGAAGTGGAATGCCTCGGCATTCGGTGGAATAACGACGATAAATGTTGATCCTAAGAGAATATGGAAGCCTGATATCTACCTCTACAATAAGTTAGTGAATGGATTTTTAAAGACGCACTGGAAAGTATGGACAGTAAACAAACTTTTTGGTGATAGGAGGATGGGTACAATGAACAC CGTCGATGACCAAACAGGTGCTATGAATCAGTTTGATACTCACGTGACTCTGTCATTTACCGGACAAAGCATGTGGCTAGCGCCGAAAATACTCAAGTCTTCGTGCAAGTTTGACGTCACGCATTTCCCTTTTGACGAACAG AAATGCGACCTCAAGTTCGGATCATGGACTTATGACGGCTTTCATCTCGACATTGCGTCTGAACACCCTGCTAAGTGCGAAGGGGACTACAAGAAGTTTATCAAAGGAGGCGAATGGGACCTTATCGGGTTACCCTGTCGGCGTAACGAGCTTGTGTACATCTGTTGCCCCGAGCCCTATCCTGATCTCACATACACCATCATCCTCAGACGGAAAtccatgttttattttgtgaaCATGATTGCACcgtgttttcttataacaG CGTTGACTCTGTTATCGTTCTATCTTCCGTCCGAGTCCGGCGAGCGTTTAACTCTGGTCATCACAAATCTGTTGGCACTGACAGTCTTCATGCTGCTGGTGGCGGAAATGATTCCACCGACTTCAGAGACTGTACCACTTGTGTTGATATACTTCTACGGTAGCTTCTTCGAG GTGGCGTTGGCGCTTGTCGCCACCTGCGTTGTGCTACGTTGTTATTTCAACGATCCTTCCCACACTCCAATCCCAGCGTGGATTCGCATTTTCGTACTCGGATGTCTAGCAAAAATCCTTCGGATACACGTCCCTAAGTTTAAGGTCAATAAAAAG cCTGTTGAAAACAACGAGAACAGCGAGGTGCCAAAGCTCGATGAAACAAGCACGGTTACATTTAGGGGCTTTCCAAACAGAAGACGAGCCGGCTCAAGACCAGTATCTATTATCGAGACGGATGCGCAGTCTCATCTGGGAAAATCGCTGGAAAACGGCTCCGTTCGTCGTAGCATGCTTTTGAGCCCAACTGACGCCCAAAAGCGCCACTCAAGTATCAACCCACGATTCAGTATCTATGGCATCGATGGCGTAGTACCGAACATCCCTCAGGCTTCAAACCTCGAGAAAAGACAATCGTTCATTCAGTCGAGTCGGTATGATCTTAGGCTCAAcgagtcacgtgaccatacaTGTGACCATCCACGTGAAGATCACGTGGGGAGAGCAATGCTTAATGCGCAGACTCGAATTGCAGATGGTGTCAGCGAACTCGTGCAGTATCGACACGAACTTGAGATGGAAGAAGAAATGAGAAATGAGTGGAAACTGATTGCCAAGATAGTGGATAAATTTttcttgtgggtatttctgaTGCTTGTGTCGATAACAACCGTCATCATATTCCTACAAGCGCCGATGTACAAAGAAGCGTTTAAGGAAAAGGAATGA